A genomic window from Pseudoalteromonas piratica includes:
- the rep gene encoding DNA helicase Rep: MKLNPKQDEAVKYISGPCLVLAGAGSGKTRVITNKIAYLVQKCEYKARNIAAVTFTNKAAKEMRERVAQTLGKQEAKGLWVSTFHTLGLEIIKKELKTLGFKPGFSLFDDQDTNQLLAELTEPELKGDKDLLNLLKMQISNWKNDLIVPKQAIAEAREQQKVLFAQLYARFQNQLRAYNALDFDDLIMIPTLLLAANPDVRDRWQDRFRYLLVDEYQDTNTSQYQLVKLLVGERARFTVVGDDDQSIYSWRGAKPQNLVLLSKDFPGLRLIKLEQNYRSAGRILKSANILIANNPHVFDKKLFSELAYGEQIKVIATKDEEHEAERVVAEIISHKFMKRTSFKDYAILYRGNHQARVFEKALMGSHIPYKISGGMSFFSRAEIKDIMAYLRLLVNQDDDNAFLRIVNTPRREIGPVTLEKLGSLANEKHISLFAACFEPELSSRLTGRGYNALMGFARWVVELSDRATRGDTLEAVKDMVREINYEDYLYESSPSAKAAEMRMKNVSELYRWITDMLVGSSENPPLTLPEVVMKLTLRDMLERNEEEDESDAVQLLTLHASKGLEYPYVFMVGMEEGLLPHQTSIDEDNVDEERRLAYVGITRAQQELILTYAKERRMFGETISPELSRFVAEMPQDDLAYEMRKQPQNQQQRMEKGQARVANLRAMLKK, encoded by the coding sequence ATGAAACTAAACCCGAAACAAGATGAAGCGGTTAAATACATTAGTGGCCCTTGCTTAGTGCTTGCTGGAGCAGGCTCAGGTAAAACCCGTGTAATTACAAATAAAATTGCTTATTTAGTGCAAAAATGCGAATACAAAGCGCGTAATATCGCCGCCGTTACCTTTACTAATAAAGCGGCTAAAGAAATGCGCGAACGTGTGGCACAAACATTGGGTAAGCAAGAAGCGAAAGGCTTATGGGTGTCAACGTTTCATACCTTGGGCTTAGAAATTATAAAAAAAGAGCTTAAGACGCTTGGTTTTAAACCAGGCTTTTCACTTTTTGATGATCAAGACACAAACCAGCTACTTGCTGAACTGACAGAGCCTGAATTAAAAGGTGATAAAGATTTGCTCAATTTGTTAAAAATGCAAATCTCCAATTGGAAGAACGATCTTATTGTACCTAAGCAAGCGATAGCTGAGGCTCGTGAGCAACAAAAAGTGTTATTTGCTCAGCTTTATGCTCGTTTTCAAAATCAATTACGCGCTTACAATGCACTCGATTTTGACGACTTAATAATGATCCCTACGTTACTGCTCGCTGCCAACCCAGATGTACGCGATCGTTGGCAAGATCGTTTTCGTTATTTATTAGTTGATGAATATCAAGATACCAACACTAGTCAGTATCAATTGGTTAAGTTATTAGTCGGCGAACGAGCACGATTCACTGTGGTAGGGGATGATGACCAAAGTATTTATTCTTGGCGCGGGGCAAAGCCGCAAAACCTCGTGTTATTGAGTAAAGATTTTCCCGGGTTACGTTTAATTAAGCTTGAACAAAACTATCGAAGTGCTGGCCGAATTCTTAAATCTGCCAATATTCTTATTGCTAATAATCCGCATGTATTCGATAAAAAGCTATTCAGTGAATTAGCATACGGCGAACAAATAAAGGTTATTGCTACAAAAGATGAAGAGCATGAAGCTGAACGCGTCGTTGCAGAGATTATTTCGCACAAATTTATGAAGCGTACTAGCTTTAAAGACTATGCTATTTTGTACCGAGGTAATCATCAAGCAAGAGTGTTTGAAAAAGCACTGATGGGCAGCCATATTCCTTACAAGATTAGCGGCGGAATGTCGTTTTTCTCACGTGCAGAAATTAAAGATATCATGGCTTATTTGAGGCTGCTGGTGAACCAAGATGACGATAATGCCTTTTTACGTATAGTAAATACACCGCGAAGAGAAATTGGTCCGGTTACGTTAGAGAAGTTAGGCTCACTGGCCAATGAAAAGCACATTAGTTTGTTTGCTGCGTGTTTTGAGCCCGAGCTCTCATCGCGCTTAACCGGGCGAGGTTATAACGCACTTATGGGGTTTGCCCGTTGGGTTGTTGAATTGTCAGATCGTGCAACTCGCGGCGATACCCTAGAAGCCGTAAAAGACATGGTACGAGAGATTAATTACGAAGACTATTTGTATGAATCGTCACCTAGTGCCAAAGCGGCTGAAATGCGTATGAAAAATGTGTCTGAACTATATCGCTGGATCACGGATATGTTGGTTGGCAGCAGTGAGAACCCACCGCTTACGTTACCTGAAGTAGTAATGAAATTGACTTTACGCGACATGCTTGAGCGCAACGAAGAAGAAGATGAGTCTGATGCAGTACAATTACTGACACTGCATGCTTCTAAAGGTCTCGAGTATCCATATGTCTTTATGGTGGGAATGGAAGAAGGTTTATTGCCACACCAAACGAGCATTGATGAAGATAATGTCGACGAAGAAAGGCGTTTGGCATATGTTGGTATTACACGTGCACAGCAAGAGTTGATTTTGACTTACGCCAAAGAGCGGAGAATGTTTGGCGAGACAATTAGTCCAGAATTGAGTCGATTTGTTGCCGAGATGCCACAGGACGACCTCGCTTACGAAATGCGAAAACAACCGCAAAACCAACAACAGCGTATGGAAAAAGGACAGGCGCGAGTTGCTAATCTACGAGCAATGCTAAAAAAGTAA
- the ubiK gene encoding ubiquinone biosynthesis accessory factor UbiK, giving the protein MINPAKLEEIAKQITENMPQGVKNLADTIEGKTKQAIQNKLSEMDFVSREDFEVQSQVLLRTREKLAILEQRVAALEAKLAEKDAE; this is encoded by the coding sequence ATGATTAACCCAGCAAAACTTGAAGAAATAGCCAAGCAAATTACTGAAAATATGCCACAAGGTGTAAAAAACCTTGCAGACACAATTGAAGGTAAAACCAAGCAAGCAATTCAAAATAAATTAAGCGAAATGGACTTTGTCAGTCGTGAAGATTTTGAAGTTCAGAGCCAAGTTTTATTAAGAACACGTGAGAAGCTAGCAATCTTAGAGCAACGCGTTGCTGCACTGGAAGCAAAATTAGCCGAAAAAGACGCAGAATAA